The Chryseobacterium shigense genome segment ACCGCTACTACCTCATCTCCCGGATTTAATAATTTTAAAACACAGTCGATGGCAGCAAGTCCTGAACCGAAAGCAAGGCCCCTCGCTCCGTTCTCTATGCTCGCCAGAGAATCTTCCAAAGCCTGTCTTGTAGGATTGGCAGCTCTTGAATACTCATACCCGGAATGTACACCCGGACTTTTCTGAGCAAATGTAGAAGTTAAAAATACAGGAACATTTACAGAACCTGTTGCAGACTCGTGGTGCTGCCCTCCGTGAATTACTTTTGTATTAAAATTCATAACATTTTTATTTTTATAAGCCTGTCATAAGCAAATCAAGGCTTTTGAAAGTATTTTGTGACTGATTTGGTTACATTTTTATAGCAGATTTTACCGCAAATTCTTCAGCAATCTGCTCTATCCACTGTGCCACATCTTCTTCTCCGGTTGCTCTCTGGTAAGTATTTCCTAAAGATACCAAAATCTGATGGATAAACATCTTCATCTGATCTACCGGCATTTCTTTCGTCCAAAGATCAATTCTCAGAGCCTCCATTGTCTTGTCGTCCCAAACCGAGATCATTGTAGCTTTTGTTTCTTCTTTTTCCACACCGCCATCCTGGGCATTCCATGTTATACTTTCGGGAATGTGGTTCTCATCCAGCTCTACATCTATTGTAATCTGAGTTTTTCTCATATCAATTTAAAATTTTCCGCAAAGTTACTACTTCTTCGGCTTATCTAAAATTCCTTTGAAACTATCTTCACTGGTAAAAGGGATATTATATTAAAAAAAATAACCTCCAAATTGCTTTGAAGGTTATCATTTATTTTAACTATTATGGTGTTTTAGGCTTATACACTGCTTCATTAAATATTTTTGTGGCATCAAGCTTTAAAAAATCAACCAGTTTGGTTTCTGGTTTTTGTCTGAAATAGGCTTTACAGATTTGCCAGCCTGTAAAAATTCCGATCTGGGGGGAAGATTCGTTATCGATTTCTGTATAAAATTTCGAGAATGGCCCGGGAGAAATGAAACGTTCTACCAGTCTTGGATCATCTCCGAAGATCAGGTTACTTTCTACAAAATAATTCCAGATATTAGCTTCATTGGCTACTGCCCAGTCGTATTGTTTCTTGGTATAGTTCATTTTCAGGTAATCCGGTGTATCGGGAAGGAAAGCGTCCTGCAGTATCATGATTTTTCCGTTCAGAATAACCTGGTCAATGAATTTCTGATGATCGGGAGATTCCGTAACAATACTTTCAGCAAAGATCTGGGAAACTTTGGGAACGATATTCTGTGGATTCATTGATTTCTGGAAATACAGTTCAAGCCCTTTGTAATTGGCATTGCCATCCCCCATAAATCCGGTAATATCTATGAACAGAAGATTTCCCTTTGAATCATAAAAGATAGGGTCCTGAACCATCTGAAGTGCCGATGAAAAAAGGTAAACCTTAGGACTTTTAAACTGTGGAAAATAGTATTTGATGTGGGAAAACAAATCCTGAAGCTCATTCTGAAGTTTTGCCTGGTCTATTTTACCCGCTGCTTCTTTATAAATCCTGATTTCTTCCGCATCTGCGCGTCTTTTCCCAAAATCTGCATCGGAAACGGTTCCCTGAAACCACGGAAATTTAGCCTTAAACTGCTCTAAAGAAATATTCTGGTTATAAAATTCTTTGGAAATATCTGTAACTTCAATTTTTTCAGCAGGTGCTTTTACTTCTACTTTCCACTGGTTTTCGGCCTCTTTTTTGCAGGAATGCAAAGCAAGAACTAAAATGGAGGAAAGGGCAATAATTCTAAAAATCTTCATTATTTTTACATGAAATTTAAGGATACAAAAATAAGGATTAAAAACACAACCGATGATGAAAATGAAAATATTTGCAACTTTTGGTCTTGTTATTTCAGGATATTCACTTTTCTGTGCCCAAAAGATTAATTTCAAGGATCCTAACTTTGAAAAAGGCGTACTTGAAAATTTTGACCTCAACAAAAACGGCTCGCTGGAAAAACTGGAAGCTGATATGGTTACCAATTTATTTCTGGTTCAGAAAGGCATTACCTCGGCTGATGATGCACTCTTTTTCACCAATGCCAAAATGATTGTGCTTGATGATAATGCCATTCCTAATGTTTCTGTTACCGGTTTGCCCAATCTTGAACTGTTTTCATGTACGGGATGCAAAATTTCCTCTTTCAAGGCAGAAGGTCTTAAAAATTTAGCCTCCCTGTATCTTGACAATAATCTTCTGGAGAATATTTCATTAAAAGGAACTCCAAGAATTGACCAATTAACATTATCTTTAAATCAGTTAAAAACAATTGACATCACCTCTCTTAAAAATTTAAGAAAATTAAATATTGAACACAATAAAATCCAGAAACTTGATATTTCGGGAAATCCTGCCCTCCAAACACTGAATGTAGGCGGAAATACCATGAAGGAAACCGATATCAAGAAGGGAGCAAAAACAGATGTAACTATTTTTGGATTTGAACAATAACCATACTATGAAACTGGAAACAGAAAGACTGATTTTAAGACAACTTGAAGAAACGGATGTTGAACGTATGTTCCTGCTGGATTCTAACCCGGAAGTGATGAAATACATCGGTGTTCCGGTACTTACAGAGCAAAGCGAATCATTAAATGTAATCAGAATGATCCGGAAACAATATGAGGACAACGGTATAGGAAGACTTGCTGTCATTGAAAAGGAGACCGGACTTCTGATCGGCTGGAGTGGCCTGAAACTACTGACACAGGAAGTCAACGGTTATAAAAATGTAATTGAACTCGGCTATCGTTACCTGCCCGAATCATGGGGAAAAGGCTTTGCAATGGAAGCAGCAAAAGCATCGCTGGAACTTGGTTTTCATGAGATGAAGGCAGAGGTGATTTATGCCTATGCTCATTCAGAAAATGCAGGTTCCAATCATATTTTAAGGAAATTAGGCTTTGAGAAAACCAGTGAATTTACAGAACCTGACGGGATCTGTAACTGGTATGAGCTGAAACGTGAAAAATATGTACAATAATATGCTGACGATAAGACAGGAAGAGGAAAAAGACTATAAAAAAGTATTCAAGCTTACGGAAGAAGCTTTCAGAGGTATGGAACACAGTGATCATCAGGAACATTTCCTTGTGGAAAAATTAAGAAAATCTGATGCTTTCATTCCTGAACTTTCTCTTGTTGCCGAAACTGAAAATGGCGAAATTGCCGGACACATTCTGCTCACAAAACTTAAAATAGAGAACAGCCCTGAAATTTTCGAATCGCTGGCTTTGGCTCCTGTTTCTGTAAAACCTGAATTTCAGAATCAGGGAATTGGGGGACAGCTTATCCTGCGCGGTCATTCAATTGCCAGGGAACTTGGTTACCGTTCGGTTATTTTAATCGGGCATGAAAATTATTATCCTAAGTTTGGTTACGAAAAAACCAGTAATTTTGGAATTTCTTTTCCGTTTGAGATTCCTGAAGTTAACGGAATGGCAGTGGAACTGATCAAAGACGGATTAAAAAACATAACAGGCGTAGTAAAATACCCTAAAGAATTTGGAATAGATTAAAAAAAATAAATAATGCAGACCCAAAAAGTAATAAATCATATTGTAAACTGGTTAAAGGATTATGCTGTAAAAGCTAATGTAAAAGGATATGTTGTAGGTGTTTCCGGAGGAGTAGATTCCGGGGTGGTTTCTACACTTTGTGCCATGACAGGGCTTGAAGTACTGCTTCTTGAAATGCCGATCCGCCAGAAAGAAGACCAGGTAAACCGCGCCCAGGATCATATTGAAGACCTTAAGAAAAGATTCCCAAATGTTCAGGGAAAAACAATCAACCTGACTCCTACTTTTGAAGCTTTTGAAGATGTTGTTGAAAACCACGTTGAAGGAAGATGGAGTAATAATTTAGCTCTTGCCAATACCAGATCACGTTTCAGAATGGTGACTTTATACTATTTTGGACAACTGCACGGTTTATTGGTTTGTGGAACAGGAAATAAAGTGGAAGATTTCGGAATTGGCTTTTATACAAAGTATGGTGACGGAGGTGTAGATGTTTCGCCAATTGCTGATCTTTATAAAACTGAAGTTTACAAGCTTGCCAAAGAATTAAATCTTATCGAAAGTATCCAAAATGCAATCCCTACAGACGGACTTTGGGATTCCGACAGAACAGATGAAGACCAAATTGGGGCAACTTATCCTGAACTGGAAAAAATTCAGAAAGAATATGATACTAAAACTGTTGATGATTATGAAGGACGGGACAAGGAGGTATTTATCATTTTTGACAGAATGCATAAAGCGGCAAGACATAAAATGGTTCCTATCCCGATTTGTGATATTCCCGAGGAATGGAGAAATGATTAATATTGAGCTATAAATTATAAGTTTATATGAACGGTAAAACAAGATCAGTCTTTTTTATTTGCCTGGGACTTCTTTTCGGAATGTCTGTAATGTATATCTACAATAATTTTATTGCGGATAAAAAGGGAAATACAGAGACCGTGAACTATGGAAATACTTCTGCAGATTCTCAAAATATTCCCGGAAAATCTTCCTCACAGTCCATTGACCAGCTGACAGAGGAAAAAACGGTTATTAATTACGTAAAACAGCATCACACACTTCCCGATTATTATATCACCAAAAACGAGGCAAGAAAGCTGGGCTGGAATGCTTCCAAAGGAAATCTGTGTGAAATACTGCCCGGAAGAGCTATTGGCGGGGATAAATTCGGAAACAGGGAAAATAAGCTTCCCCAGAGTGAAAAATATTACGAAGCCGATGTTAATTACAGTTGCGGAAACAGAAATGCAGACCGGATTATCTTTACAAAAAACGGTGATGTTTACCTGACTAAAAATCATTATAAGAGTTTTGAAAAGCAGTAGTTTTTATATACTTATAGCATTATTCTCAGTATTTTCATGTTCGGAAAAGCAACAGAAGCATCTAGAGAATAAGCCGATGACCATATTGATTCAGCCATTCAAAGATTTCAGCGCTGAAAATGTGACTGAAACAGCAGAAGGAATCAGAAAGGTTTATCCGAATGTGAAAATTCTTAACGCAATTGACCTTCCGGAGAACGCTTATTACAAAGACAGAAACCGCTACAGGGCAGATTCTATTATTAAGTTTCTGGATGGAAGGACAAAAGAAGGCTTTGTAACTATTGGACTAACCTCAAAAGACATCAGTGTTACAAAAGGGAAAATAAAAGATTACGGCATTATGGGACTGGGCTACAGACCCGGAAAAGCCTGTGTAGCTTCCACCTACAGGCTGAACAAAAATAATACTGATGAACAGTTCTTTAAAATAGCCATTCATGAGCTCGGGCATACGCAGGGGCTAAAACACTGTCCTGAAAAAACATGTTTTATGAGAGATGCAGAAGGCGGAAATCCCACTAATGAAGAAAAAGATTTTTGTCCAACATGCAAAACTTTTTTAATCAATAAAAACTGGAAATTTAATTCTATATGAAGACAATATATATCGATTTTACAGACATAGGCGACTACGAAGATTTTTATACCCAATTAAAGGAAAAAGTAACGCTTCCCGAAGATTTTGGAGACAATCTTGACGCCCTGTCTGATGTTATTACCGGAGGACTGGAGCTGCCGCTTCACATTGAATTTGTTAATATGACGGTGGATCAGCTTGAGATTTTTGAAGATCTTCTTACTACCCTTGAAGATGCAGAAGATGAGACAGAAGATTTTACTTTCAGCTATTATCTGGAACAATATGAGGATGAGGATGAAAACGGTATTGAAGACGAAGAATAATTTTAATTCCATACAAACAAAACTCGCAGAAAAATTCTGCGAGTTTTTTAGTCAAGTCTTCTAAGTGTTTCTAATTTTTATTTTACTGCCTGATAAATTTAAAACTTTGTGAAGCTTCCCCCTTCACGAAAATCTCCAGAATATAATTTCCTTTTGATAAAGAAGAAACGTCTACTCTGCTTTCCACAGCATTGTCTGTTTTTACTTTCTGACCGACCATATTGTAAATTTCCACCTTATCAATCTTACTGATTCCTTTAATGTAAAGAACATCTTTTACAGGATTAGGATAAATGGATATAGTATTGTTATGTTTTGTACTTTCATTGGTAGCAAGCAGCACCTTAGAAAGATCCAGGAAAAAGGCAACAATCTGGTTGGATGCATTGGTTCCAACTCCTGCTATTCTTCTTCCGTCCTGGGATATTGCCAGAGGAAGTGACATATTCACGCCCTGGGTATTAATTCCCATGCTTACAGCATAATCATTCAGGTTTACACGTCCTCCTGCTGCTGTCCATATAAAGCCTTCTCCAGACATGGGAGGTGCTGCGAAAGGTCTGAAAAATCCGACTACTTTTTTACCGTCGGCAGAAATTCCGGTTGCTCCCCCTCTGAAGAAGGCTGAGGAATTTGGATGTGTTATGTATGTAAGACCGTTTACGCTGTTCCATACGTATGGATTAGGCATTGCGGCTCCTATGATTGTAGTTCCGTCTGCTGAAACATCTCCTGCTTCGCCTACATAATTACCGTTACTGTCGGTGATAAAGCTTTCTGCCCCGTTCACCCATTTGACACCACTTCTGGTTCCGTTATCCTGATCCTGCCATCCGACAATTACAGACCCGTCGGAATTGATGGCATTGGCTCTTGAGCTTCTGTTGGGCACAATGCTTCCAAGATCTGTTACTCCACTTGCAGCATTCCATTTTACGGCATGTGCGGTTCCTGCGGTAAGCCATCCCAGTCCTACAATTGTATTTCCGTCTGAAGTCATATCCCATGTAGAGCTTACGTGTCCGTCCCAACCGGTGGGAACCAATCCTCCGTGATTACTCCATGATGCTGAAGCCGTGTTATAGGTTGAAATTTCGTTAAAACTGGTTACGGTATTCGTGGTGGAAGAACCTATTTTAGTTCCATCGGCAGTGATGAGTGTTCTTCCGGCAGCGGGATATCCGTTGGATATAGAGCCTATTTGAACCAAACCATTTAGCTCGTCCCATTTATAGATCTGACCGGCACTTGTATGCATGCTGACAATTCCACCATCAGAAATACCGCCTACTGTATAATTTCCTACTGCCATGATGGTCAGCTGGGCATTAGCTATATAAAATCCAAACAGAAAGCAAGTATATAAAGCTTTCATTAAAATTTTGTAAATCTTTTTCATAATTACTTAAGTTTAATATTTTGAATTGGCTGAAACAATATTAATATTATATTTACCCTTTCAAAAGATATTGGCTTTCACAATTCGTGAAATTCAAAAGACTAAAAAATATAAATCATTAAAATACAACCATATAACAAAAATCTATTTTGAGGACAGATCATAGGGAAGCTGTAAGGAAAAAATCAAAAAAATCATCGTTTTGCCTAAATAACCGGATTCGAAACATTAATTTTCTGTTCATTATTCTGTGTTCAGTTTTTATCAGAGGACAGTCGGGGCCGGATTTCAGTATGTTGGCAGATAAGGCTTTTCAGAAATTATATCAGAATCCAGATGAGTGCATCAATTATTCCCAGAGCCTTCTCATCAGCGATCAGAATCCGGAACACAGGATTGTGCTGCAGAATATTATTTCCCAGGCTTATGCCATGAAAGGAGATTATGTGCAATCCGTGAATATTTACAGCCAGAAAGAAGATTCGCAGGAAAAAGAAAAGCTGTCCTATTTTCTTCAGGTAGCCGGTGATTATAATCTGGCAGACCAGTACCAGAATCTGGATCTTTACAACCAGTCGCAACAGATTATTTCCGGCCTTTTGGCTGATCCTAAATTACTAAAAGGTGATAATCCGAGGCTCAACGTGATTACAGGTAAACTTTACCAGCTTCAGGCTATTAACTGCGGGATTAAAAGAAATTATGACGATGCCCGGAAAAACCTCATCAAAAGTAATCATTACCTCAGTTTTAATAACCAGGAAAACCGGATCCTGAAAATAGAGAACATGATATTCGAAGCTTCTTTTTTAATGAAACAGAATAAACCGGAGGAAGCCAGGCAAATTTTAGAAAGCACACTTGCAATAGCTGAAAAAAATAAAGGCTACTACTTTCTTCAGGCATTTGCTTATGAAAATCTGTCACGGTATTATTTTTTAAAGGAAGACTACCGCACTGCCAACAAACTTCTTGAACAAGGACTTTCAAAAATAGAAAGTATTCCTTACAACAGTTTAAAAGTAAAGATCTATGAATCTTTATCCAAAAATTATTTTGCTCTCCGCAATGATGAAAAATACCATCAGTACAACAAACTTTATACTGAACTCCGGTCTAAATCAGATTCAAACACCAAAGAAGGCATACGGTATATTGTAAAACTGGTGGAAACCAATCAGAACAATAACCTGGAATTTCAGAACCAGAAACAGCTGAAAAAAATAAGCTGGATTTCTGTCACATTTCTGATTGTCATCATCGGGCTTCTGGCCTGTTTCATGATCTTAAAAAGCAGTCATAAAGACCTGAAAAAACAGTCTGAATTCTTTGAAAAACAGAAAAAACAGGAACTTACTTCACAGAAAGACATTCAGGATGCAAAGGAAATAGCTGAAACCAGCAAACCCCTCGAAAAAGACCCGAATAAAATATCTAAGGAAAAGGAAGATGAAATTCTTCAGAAGCTGGAAGAATGGGAAAAGCAGCAACGTTATCTCGACAAAAGCATGACCCTTTCCGTACTGTCTTCACAAATGGGTGTAAATACAAAATACCTTTCTGAAGCCATCAACAGCAGCAAAGGAAAAAATTTTAACAGCTATATTAATGAGCTAAGAATCAACCACATTGCACGTCTTTTGAGAACAGATCCGGTTTATCTCAATTATAAGGTAAGCTATCTCGCGGAATATTCAGGATTTTCTTCACACAGTGCTTTTACGACTGTTTTTAAATCCGTAACCGGAATGTCTCCAAACGTTTACATCCAGGAAATCAGTAAAAGCAGAGCATTATGAAAATTGTATTAAGAATTATTCCCGTCATTCTTTTATGTTTCCAGATCACGGTTTCGGGACAGAAGGTTCCTTTTGACTCTATGATGAAAAAAGCCCGCCTTGAAATCTTCGATAATCCGGACAATGCTATTAAAATTGGCAAAGATCTTCTCAGAAATGAAAAGGATATTCATAAGCAGATCAGTATTTATCAGCTGCTTTCCACTTCCAATATTGCAAAAAGGGATTTCGACCAGTCTTTACTCTATCTTTTAAAAGCTAAAGAAACGGCACAAAAAACAAATGATCTGAAGGTCCGCACCAGCGTATTGATCTCAGCTGCAATACAGTATCAGCAGATGGAACTTTTCAGCAAAAGTCTTGAAACCCTTAATGAAACAGATCAGCTTCTGGCTAAACTGCCTGACGATCTGCCTGAAAAACGTATTGAAACAGCAAGAAGCTATGCTATCCGCGGAATGATCTACAAAAGTCAGTCGAATCCTGAAATTGCGCTTGAAAAATTTTTGACCTCTATTAAGAATTTTGAAAAGATCAAACATAACCCAACCACGTATTCTAATATGAGTGTGGTTTACTATAATATAGGCTACTGTTACCTCAATCTGGCTCAACTTGAAAAAGCCCACCAGGCATTCATACAGTCTGCAGAATATGCCCGGAAAAACAAAGCGAAAAGCCTTGAAGCATTTGCTTTAAAAGGAATGGCGGAAATGTACAAACAGAGTAAAGAAAATGAAACAGCCCTTCAGTTATTGATCAAAGCAGAAGATCTGAGCAAAAACACAGGCGATCTTATCCTTAATGAGGGCATATACAAAGAAATGTCTGAAAATTATCTGGCTACCGGAAACCCTGAACTTTATCAGAAATACAGCAAAAAGTATTTTGAAATGCGTTTTCAGCGGGAGCAGAATGAATTAAAATCCATCAACCATTCAATTAATGACCATAATATGGAGACTCTTAAGAAAAGTAGTGAAATGAAGACCCATTATCATTATTTTACAGCAATTATTATTGGTACCGGCATTCTTGTGATTGCTGTATTGCTTTCTTTAATTTTCAGGATCAGGAGACAGAATTTTAAATACAGGAAAGAAATTCAGAGGCTGATAAGGTCATAAATAATGAGTGATGAAGTATGACTCACAAAAAAGCATTCCCAAAAGGAATGCTTTTTTGTGATTTTATTTTCCAATGACTTCTGTAATCGGGTTTCCTACATTTCCGCTCGGGAACTGGATTTTCAGCAATGATGAAACGGTAGGCGCAATATCAGTCATATTATAAGCTTTATTGCTTTCTCCTTTCTGGATTCCCCACCCCATAAAGATTAATGGAATGTGCGAATCATAAGAATTCCATACACTGTGTGTAGTTCCTGTCTTGGAATATGGAGGAAGCATTGAATCGTGGGAGATCAGCTGGATATCCCCGCTTCTCTGTCTGTTGATTCCGTTAATGATCCTCTGCTTGATGGGCTCCGGAATAGTAGCTTCCTGAACTTCATCTACAGATACTGCATATAAAACGGTAGGATCTTTCTGTAATTCCCTGATTGTGAAATCTCTCAGATCATCCAGTTCAATTTTATTATCCTGCATCAGCTTTCTGTCAAAATAAATCTGGTAATTGTCTACTGCATTGATCAGCTTATCAACTCCGAATTTATCCTTCAGCTTCTGATTAATGTCTTTTTCCATTCCTTCTCCGAAGAATCCTGTAGTGATTTTATGTTCTTTCAGGAATCCTACTGAGTGGGCTCCACCGTGGTCAGCGGAAAGAAAAACCGTATATTCCCCTTTTCCTACTTTTGAATCCAGGTAATTGAAAAATTCGGCAAGATCCTGATCAAGTCTTAAATAAACATCTTCCACTTCAATAGAGTTCGGGCCGAACTTATGTCCGGCATAATCTGTAGAAGCTAAATTGATTGCTAAAAAGTCAGTAATCTGGTCACCTCCCAATTTTTCTCCTTCCACAGAAGCTTCAGCTAGCTTAAGTGTCAATGTATTTCCAAAAGGTGTATAGCGGATGTTATCTTTTTTTGCCTGATAATCCTGAGCCAAATTACTGTAAGGAAAAACAGGTGTTTTTGCACTTCCCAGCAATCCTTCCCATGAAGAATTATCCGGTGAACTTTCTGTGTACTGATTGATCGGAAGTAAGGTGTTCCATCCGTTTGCCACTAATTTTTCAGGCAGGTTCTGTGAGTTGAATGACTTCATCCACTGAGGCAAATCATTCATATACCATGTACTTGTAATGAAGTTACCTGTACTGTCGTCAAACCAGAAAGCTCCGTTTGGCGTATGTCCTGTGGGAAGAATTGAAGCACGGTCTTTTAATGAAACCCCGATTACTTTTCCCTGGAAGTTGGTAGCCAGTCTTAATTCATCCGTTACCGTTGTGGACCAAAGGTTTTTCGGTGAATGACTTCCTGTTCTGGTATTGGTTGTTCCTACGGGTTGAACACTTTCATCTGCGGTACAGTAAACGTTCTTTCCGGTTTCCTTATCCGTCCAGTCGTTTCCGGCAATGCCGTGAATTGCAGGTACGGAACCTGTATAGATGCACGTATGTCCCAAAGCTGTAATAGTAGGTACATAATTGATATGAACATTATTTAAAGAATATCCGGTATTCAGAAGTCTTTTAAAGCCATCATTCCCGTATTTATTATAAAAACGGTACAGATAGTCCCACCTCATCTGGTCTACCACCAATCCTACGACTAATTTGGGTCTTTCTAACTGAGAATTTTTGTTCTTCTGAGCATTGATTGTAATCACGGACAATAAAGCTGCCGCCGCAATTGAAATTTTCCTAAGCATCTAGTAAATTTTTGTTGACCACAAATTTAAGAGTTTTGAAAGTTTTGGAGTGTGAAATTTTATTTAAATTTGAATTAATCATCTGTATAAAGCTTTGGAAAGGAATACGCATTTAATAACAGTCAATTCAATACATGAATTTCCCGATATTCATTCTTTACAGAAGAAATCTTCTGAATGAGAATTACTGGTGAAAATTTACCTAAAAATTTAATAAAATAAAATCCCCCATTTTCATGGAAATAAAAAAATTAGAGAAGCTGATTGAAAATCCCAGTTTAGATTGGGGAATAAACGGCTACACTACAGATAAAATACTTGCCATTTCTGCTGTAGAATTTGCCGGTTCTTTTGAATTTGTTCTAAAAGAAAAATCCATACCCTATTCCAAAACCTGGGAAACCGTTTCAGATGATATTGAAGAGCTTAATGAAATCATTAAAAAAGGACATTCTTTCGGTATTTATGAAGATGAAAAATTATTAGGCTGGATCATTTGTGAACACAGAACATGGAATAACAGTTTTTATATTGAAAATATTCTGGTCAGTGAAAATGTAAGAAGACAGGGAGCCGGAGCCCGGTTAATAAAAAGTGCTGTCCGGGAAGCCAGAACTTTAAATTGCAGGCTCATTGAACTTGAAACACAGAATACCAACTATCCCGCAATACAGTTTTACAGGAAAATGGGTTTTGCTATCACAGGATTGAATACAAGGCTTTATGAAAATACGGAAGAAACTGCTTTATTTATGACTTTGGACTTATAACATGATTCACCAATATTTTTTAACACACTTTTTGGTGTTTTAAAAATATTTTATATATTCGTAATAAGTTGAGTGGGATTAAATGCGGATGTGTTTACTTGAAAAATATTGTTAGTTGATAAGGGGCGGTTTTTACCGCTCTTTTTTTTGATATTACTTCTTGCCTGTTTTGGCTACGAGAAAAGCAGATCCGGCTACATTTACTTTTTGATAATTACGGAATTTTGTTTCAACAAAAAACAAAGTCAAATGAAAATTATCGTAACAGGTTCATTAGGAAATATCAGCAAACCGCTGACGAAAGAATTAATTAGCAAAGGACATTCTGTAACCGTTATCAGCAGCAGCAATGAAAGACAGTCTGAAATTGAAGCTTTAGGAGCAAAAGCAACGATCGGGTCTATGGAAAATGTAGATTTTTTAGCGGAAACTTTCAGAGGGGCAGATATGGTATATGCCATGGAAGCTCTGAATGCCGGGGTCTTTTTTGATCATACTGTTGATTTCATAGAAGCCAATACCCAAATCGGAAGAAACTACAAAGAGGCTTTTGAAAAGTCAGGAGTAAAAAAAATTATTCATCTGAGCAGCATTGGAGCACATATGAGT includes the following:
- a CDS encoding gliding motility protein GldB, which produces MKIFRIIALSSILVLALHSCKKEAENQWKVEVKAPAEKIEVTDISKEFYNQNISLEQFKAKFPWFQGTVSDADFGKRRADAEEIRIYKEAAGKIDQAKLQNELQDLFSHIKYYFPQFKSPKVYLFSSALQMVQDPIFYDSKGNLLFIDITGFMGDGNANYKGLELYFQKSMNPQNIVPKVSQIFAESIVTESPDHQKFIDQVILNGKIMILQDAFLPDTPDYLKMNYTKKQYDWAVANEANIWNYFVESNLIFGDDPRLVERFISPGPFSKFYTEIDNESSPQIGIFTGWQICKAYFRQKPETKLVDFLKLDATKIFNEAVYKPKTP
- a CDS encoding matrixin family metalloprotease, whose product is MTILIQPFKDFSAENVTETAEGIRKVYPNVKILNAIDLPENAYYKDRNRYRADSIIKFLDGRTKEGFVTIGLTSKDISVTKGKIKDYGIMGLGYRPGKACVASTYRLNKNNTDEQFFKIAIHELGHTQGLKHCPEKTCFMRDAEGGNPTNEEKDFCPTCKTFLINKNWKFNSI
- the nadE gene encoding NAD(+) synthase, which produces MQTQKVINHIVNWLKDYAVKANVKGYVVGVSGGVDSGVVSTLCAMTGLEVLLLEMPIRQKEDQVNRAQDHIEDLKKRFPNVQGKTINLTPTFEAFEDVVENHVEGRWSNNLALANTRSRFRMVTLYYFGQLHGLLVCGTGNKVEDFGIGFYTKYGDGGVDVSPIADLYKTEVYKLAKELNLIESIQNAIPTDGLWDSDRTDEDQIGATYPELEKIQKEYDTKTVDDYEGRDKEVFIIFDRMHKAARHKMVPIPICDIPEEWRND
- a CDS encoding GNAT family N-acetyltransferase, yielding MKLETERLILRQLEETDVERMFLLDSNPEVMKYIGVPVLTEQSESLNVIRMIRKQYEDNGIGRLAVIEKETGLLIGWSGLKLLTQEVNGYKNVIELGYRYLPESWGKGFAMEAAKASLELGFHEMKAEVIYAYAHSENAGSNHILRKLGFEKTSEFTEPDGICNWYELKREKYVQ
- a CDS encoding ribonuclease domain-containing protein — its product is MNGKTRSVFFICLGLLFGMSVMYIYNNFIADKKGNTETVNYGNTSADSQNIPGKSSSQSIDQLTEEKTVINYVKQHHTLPDYYITKNEARKLGWNASKGNLCEILPGRAIGGDKFGNRENKLPQSEKYYEADVNYSCGNRNADRIIFTKNGDVYLTKNHYKSFEKQ
- a CDS encoding T9SS type A sorting domain-containing protein, giving the protein MKKIYKILMKALYTCFLFGFYIANAQLTIMAVGNYTVGGISDGGIVSMHTSAGQIYKWDELNGLVQIGSISNGYPAAGRTLITADGTKIGSSTTNTVTSFNEISTYNTASASWSNHGGLVPTGWDGHVSSTWDMTSDGNTIVGLGWLTAGTAHAVKWNAASGVTDLGSIVPNRSSRANAINSDGSVIVGWQDQDNGTRSGVKWVNGAESFITDSNGNYVGEAGDVSADGTTIIGAAMPNPYVWNSVNGLTYITHPNSSAFFRGGATGISADGKKVVGFFRPFAAPPMSGEGFIWTAAGGRVNLNDYAVSMGINTQGVNMSLPLAISQDGRRIAGVGTNASNQIVAFFLDLSKVLLATNESTKHNNTISIYPNPVKDVLYIKGISKIDKVEIYNMVGQKVKTDNAVESRVDVSSLSKGNYILEIFVKGEASQSFKFIRQ
- a CDS encoding leucine-rich repeat domain-containing protein; the protein is MMKMKIFATFGLVISGYSLFCAQKINFKDPNFEKGVLENFDLNKNGSLEKLEADMVTNLFLVQKGITSADDALFFTNAKMIVLDDNAIPNVSVTGLPNLELFSCTGCKISSFKAEGLKNLASLYLDNNLLENISLKGTPRIDQLTLSLNQLKTIDITSLKNLRKLNIEHNKIQKLDISGNPALQTLNVGGNTMKETDIKKGAKTDVTIFGFEQ
- a CDS encoding barstar family protein; the encoded protein is MKTIYIDFTDIGDYEDFYTQLKEKVTLPEDFGDNLDALSDVITGGLELPLHIEFVNMTVDQLEIFEDLLTTLEDAEDETEDFTFSYYLEQYEDEDENGIEDEE
- the gldC gene encoding gliding motility protein GldC; translation: MRKTQITIDVELDENHIPESITWNAQDGGVEKEETKATMISVWDDKTMEALRIDLWTKEMPVDQMKMFIHQILVSLGNTYQRATGEEDVAQWIEQIAEEFAVKSAIKM
- a CDS encoding GNAT family N-acetyltransferase; the protein is MLTIRQEEEKDYKKVFKLTEEAFRGMEHSDHQEHFLVEKLRKSDAFIPELSLVAETENGEIAGHILLTKLKIENSPEIFESLALAPVSVKPEFQNQGIGGQLILRGHSIARELGYRSVILIGHENYYPKFGYEKTSNFGISFPFEIPEVNGMAVELIKDGLKNITGVVKYPKEFGID